One part of the Maribacter aquivivus genome encodes these proteins:
- a CDS encoding CAL67264 family membrane protein, translating into MNKNTVLSWATFIMIFVGLALIALGAFRYDDVAGWGFASVGIGFFAIAWVFNALKGRV; encoded by the coding sequence ATGAATAAGAATACTGTGCTCTCTTGGGCTACGTTTATAATGATCTTTGTAGGTCTGGCGCTTATTGCTTTAGGTGCTTTTCGCTATGATGATGTTGCCGGTTGGGGTTTTGCATCTGTAGGTATTGGCTTTTTTGCTATTGCTTGGGTGTTTAATGCACTTAAAGGTAGAGTATAA
- the ettA gene encoding energy-dependent translational throttle protein EttA, which yields MSDDKKVIFSMSGVTKTYKNANTPVLKNIYLSFFYGAKIGILGLNGSGKSTLLKIIAGVDKNFQGDVVFSPGYNVGYLEQEPELDENKTVLEIVKEGVAETVAILDEYNKINDMFGLPEVYENPDKMQKLMDQQALLQDKIDAANAWELDTKLEIAMDALRTPDPDKKISVLSGGERRRVALCRLLLQEPEILLLDEPTNHLDAESVHWLEHHLAQYKGTVIAVTHDRYFLDNVAGWILELDRGEGIPWKGNYSSWLDQKSKRMAQESKTASKRQKTLERELEWVRQGAKGRQTKQKARLKNYDKLMSQDQKQLDEKLEIYIPNGPRLGTNVIEAKGVSKAFDDKLLYEDLNFKLPQAGIVGIIGPNGAGKTTIFRMIMGEETPDKGEFETGETAKIAYVDQSHSNIDPEKTIWQNFSDEQEMVMMGGKQVNSRAYLSRFNFTGSEQNKKVNMLSGGERNRLHLAMTLKEEGNVLLLDEPTNDLDVNTLRALEEGLENFAGCAVVISHDRWFLDRICTHILAFEGDSQVYFFEGSFSDYEENKKKRLGGDLMPKRIKYKKLIR from the coding sequence ATGTCAGACGATAAGAAGGTAATCTTCTCCATGTCAGGAGTTACGAAAACCTATAAAAATGCGAATACCCCAGTTTTAAAGAACATATACCTAAGTTTTTTCTACGGTGCCAAGATCGGTATATTAGGTTTAAACGGTTCTGGTAAATCTACTTTACTGAAAATCATTGCGGGTGTTGATAAAAATTTTCAAGGTGATGTTGTTTTTTCACCAGGGTATAATGTTGGGTATTTAGAACAAGAACCTGAACTAGATGAAAACAAAACCGTTTTAGAGATTGTAAAGGAAGGTGTAGCGGAGACTGTAGCTATTCTTGATGAGTACAATAAGATAAACGACATGTTTGGTCTTCCAGAGGTTTATGAGAACCCTGATAAAATGCAGAAGTTGATGGATCAACAAGCTCTTTTGCAAGATAAAATTGATGCTGCAAATGCTTGGGAATTAGATACCAAGTTAGAAATTGCGATGGATGCACTTCGTACGCCAGATCCTGACAAGAAAATTTCAGTATTGTCTGGTGGTGAAAGAAGAAGGGTTGCATTGTGTAGACTGTTGCTTCAAGAACCAGAAATTTTATTATTAGATGAGCCTACTAACCACTTAGATGCAGAATCTGTACATTGGTTAGAGCATCATTTAGCACAATATAAAGGAACTGTAATTGCCGTAACACACGATAGATACTTCTTAGATAATGTTGCCGGTTGGATTCTTGAATTGGACAGGGGAGAGGGTATACCTTGGAAAGGAAACTATTCTTCTTGGTTAGATCAGAAATCTAAACGAATGGCTCAGGAGAGTAAAACGGCTTCTAAAAGACAGAAAACTTTAGAGCGTGAGCTTGAATGGGTACGCCAAGGTGCAAAAGGAAGACAGACCAAGCAGAAAGCACGTCTTAAGAATTACGATAAGTTAATGAGTCAAGATCAAAAGCAACTAGATGAAAAGCTGGAGATTTATATTCCTAACGGACCTCGTTTGGGTACCAATGTAATTGAAGCAAAAGGAGTTAGTAAGGCTTTTGATGATAAATTACTTTACGAAGATCTGAACTTTAAATTACCACAAGCAGGTATAGTTGGTATTATAGGACCAAACGGTGCTGGTAAGACAACTATTTTTAGAATGATCATGGGTGAGGAAACTCCTGATAAAGGAGAATTTGAAACTGGTGAAACAGCTAAAATTGCTTATGTTGATCAAAGTCACTCTAATATTGATCCTGAAAAAACCATTTGGCAGAATTTCAGTGATGAACAAGAAATGGTGATGATGGGCGGTAAGCAGGTAAACTCTCGTGCTTATTTAAGTAGATTCAATTTTACAGGTAGTGAGCAAAATAAAAAAGTTAACATGCTGTCTGGTGGTGAGCGTAACCGTTTGCATTTGGCCATGACATTGAAAGAAGAAGGAAACGTTCTATTATTAGATGAGCCTACCAACGACTTGGATGTAAATACGTTAAGAGCCTTAGAAGAAGGTTTAGAGAACTTTGCTGGTTGTGCAGTAGTAATTTCGCATGATAGATGGTTCTTGGATCGTATTTGTACACACATCTTAGCTTTTGAAGGTGATTCTCAGGTATACTTCTTTGAAGGTTCTTTCTCAGATTATGAAGAGAATAAGAAGAAACGATTGGGCGGAGACTTAATGCCAAAACGTATTAAGTATAAGAAACTGATTAGATAA
- a CDS encoding MBL fold metallo-hydrolase: MRIKELLVLLFTVTIAFSCKEVKQSDTEIDSSAEIEESKSVTDIIKERKSDEIEIIPIEHATAVIEWNDVVIYIDPTGGVASFDGQKNPTLILITDIHGDHLSAETLDALDTSNTTFVVPQAVADELPEKYASQLEILENGTSKKLAGITIEAIPMYNLRKEALKFHTKGRGNGYVLNIDNERIYFSGDTEDIPEMRSLKNIDKAFVCMNLPYTMTVESAASAVLDFKPKQIYPYHYRGKPDVSDVVKFKQLVDAGNQDIEVVQLDWYPNDEY; encoded by the coding sequence ATGAGAATAAAAGAATTGCTTGTTTTACTATTCACTGTAACCATAGCTTTTTCATGTAAAGAAGTTAAGCAATCTGATACCGAGATTGATTCTTCAGCAGAAATTGAGGAAAGTAAGTCAGTAACCGATATCATAAAAGAGCGTAAATCTGATGAGATTGAAATCATACCTATAGAACATGCTACTGCCGTAATCGAATGGAACGATGTAGTTATCTACATTGATCCTACAGGAGGAGTTGCTTCTTTTGATGGTCAAAAAAATCCGACTTTAATATTGATCACAGATATACACGGTGATCATTTAAGTGCAGAAACGCTAGATGCTTTAGACACTTCAAATACCACATTTGTAGTACCACAAGCAGTTGCCGATGAATTACCTGAAAAGTATGCATCTCAATTAGAAATTTTAGAAAACGGTACTAGCAAAAAATTAGCCGGAATTACGATTGAAGCTATACCTATGTATAACCTAAGAAAAGAAGCGCTTAAATTTCATACAAAAGGTCGCGGCAATGGTTATGTACTAAATATCGATAATGAGCGAATTTATTTTTCTGGTGATACCGAAGATATTCCTGAAATGCGTTCTTTAAAAAATATTGACAAAGCTTTTGTATGTATGAATTTACCATACACCATGACAGTTGAAAGTGCTGCTTCTGCTGTTTTAGATTTTAAACCAAAGCAAATATACCCATATCACTATAGAGGTAAACCAGATGTAAGTGATGTTGTAAAATTTAAGCAATTAGTAGATGCCGGCAATCAAGACATTGAGGTAGTACAATTAGATTGGTATCCTAATGACGAATATTAA
- a CDS encoding GNAT family N-acetyltransferase: protein MLSIVPYEPKYTQKFKDLNIAWITEYFKVEAKDKELLEHSQSTIIDKGGFIFIGLWNNVPVGCFALIKKTDNRYELGKMAVDKTYHGLQIGQKMLSYAITFSKNKNWETLELYSSTKLDTALHIYKKFGFKNIPLEDNLEYLRSDIKMELTL, encoded by the coding sequence ATGCTTAGCATAGTACCTTACGAGCCTAAATATACTCAAAAGTTTAAAGACTTAAATATCGCTTGGATTACTGAGTATTTCAAGGTTGAAGCGAAAGATAAGGAGTTATTAGAACATAGTCAATCTACTATTATTGATAAAGGCGGATTTATCTTCATAGGATTATGGAATAATGTACCTGTTGGATGCTTTGCTTTGATAAAAAAAACCGATAATCGTTATGAATTAGGTAAGATGGCGGTAGACAAAACTTACCACGGATTGCAGATAGGTCAAAAAATGCTATCCTATGCTATTACTTTTTCTAAAAATAAAAACTGGGAGACACTCGAATTATACTCAAGTACAAAATTAGACACCGCGCTGCATATATATAAGAAATTCGGATTTAAAAACATCCCTCTAGAAGATAATTTAGAGTACCTTCGATCCGATATTAAAATGGAACTAACACTTTAA